Proteins found in one Candidatus Gastranaerophilales bacterium genomic segment:
- the pdxA gene encoding 4-hydroxythreonine-4-phosphate dehydrogenase PdxA, with protein sequence MKTAITMGDPSGIGVEIIIKSLNEINTDDFVLIGNREIFGKAEKLLNISLPKIKFINIDYDTEKIQPGVESRFSGELSYLCLKKACELAKNKQIKAIITAPVSKNALNLAGYNYSGQTEILGEELSTHKNQAQMLFVAGNFKILLLTRHIPLKEVPQAVTKENIIETVKILNNELKNKFNIQNPKIAMCALNPHAGENGLIGDEEITQIIPAIKELNLEGVDIEGPFGADVILPKGFLNQTNYDCYIACYHDQGLTCIKSLGADNVLNVTIGLDILRVSPSHGTAFDIAYQNIASHKSMLNALKLVEEV encoded by the coding sequence ATGAAAACAGCTATAACAATGGGCGACCCGTCGGGTATAGGGGTCGAAATTATCATAAAATCCCTTAATGAAATCAATACCGATGACTTTGTTTTAATCGGCAACAGGGAAATATTCGGCAAAGCGGAAAAGCTGTTAAATATTTCCTTGCCAAAAATAAAATTTATAAATATAGATTATGATACAGAAAAAATTCAACCCGGGGTAGAGAGTCGATTTTCGGGAGAGTTATCATATTTATGCCTGAAAAAAGCCTGTGAGTTAGCCAAAAATAAACAAATTAAAGCAATTATTACAGCGCCTGTTTCAAAAAACGCACTAAATCTGGCAGGATATAACTATTCAGGTCAAACTGAAATACTGGGGGAAGAATTGTCAACTCATAAAAATCAGGCTCAAATGTTATTTGTTGCAGGTAACTTCAAAATACTTCTTTTAACAAGACACATCCCTTTAAAAGAAGTTCCGCAAGCCGTAACAAAAGAAAATATTATTGAAACAGTTAAAATTTTAAACAACGAACTAAAAAATAAATTTAATATTCAAAATCCCAAAATCGCAATGTGCGCACTAAATCCGCACGCAGGCGAAAACGGCTTGATTGGCGATGAAGAAATTACCCAAATAATACCTGCAATTAAGGAACTAAACCTGGAAGGCGTGGATATAGAAGGACCATTCGGAGCAGATGTTATTTTGCCGAAAGGGTTTTTAAACCAAACAAACTACGATTGCTATATAGCCTGCTACCATGACCAGGGGTTAACCTGCATAAAGAGTCTGGGGGCGGATAATGTACTGAATGTAACTATCGGGCTTGATATACTAAGGGTTTCGCCATCACATGGAACAGCGTTTGATATTGCATATCAAAATATTGCCTCGCACAAAAGCATGCTAAATGCCCTCAAATTAGTTGAAGAGGTTTAA
- the ssb gene encoding single-stranded DNA-binding protein produces the protein MINSVVVVGRTGQDPDIKYFESGKVKTSFSVAVNRWSKEGEKTDWFNIELWDKNAEFAGEYVKKGRLVSIEGKLAISKWKDASGEERERYFVRANNIRLLGSKKEE, from the coding sequence ATGATAAATTCCGTTGTAGTAGTTGGCAGAACAGGGCAAGATCCTGATATTAAATATTTTGAATCCGGAAAAGTTAAAACTTCTTTCTCCGTGGCAGTAAACAGATGGAGCAAAGAAGGCGAAAAAACAGATTGGTTTAACATTGAACTTTGGGATAAAAACGCAGAATTTGCAGGTGAATATGTTAAAAAAGGCAGACTGGTTTCAATAGAAGGCAAACTTGCTATAAGCAAATGGAAAGATGCTTCCGGCGAAGAAAGAGAACGCTACTTTGTCCGTGCAAATAATATACGCTTACTAGGCAGTAAAAAAGAAGAATAA
- a CDS encoding four-carbon acid sugar kinase family protein, whose translation MFIQTGTIGIIADDLTGANDTALQFHLSGANTQILFDYAEQPEGLLKTQVWAISTETRNLKKEAAIPVIENAVKILTEKLNTEYFYKKIDSTLRGNIASECMTVLKALGWDCAVVVPAFPSEGRTTVGGYHLLHGVPLDRTEFARDPKSPVRESYIPTILRQQIENPDLVALIPLKTVTKGAGPILTELQRLIDEGRKLIVIDAVSTTDIQQIVLATEKSTYNILPCGTAAMAQCFSDVWLPETEYQHINKTIPDNPVLIVSGSSTTLTKIQIAKVIESEEFEPYIVELSLEDINNNSYDEILSRILNNLIKYRLVVVHFSAIEHIEEQNTQYAQEHGINPEDVPGMITDYLARLTKDVVVFQDVILVLVGGETSYKCCRAIDSTTLQVIDEADIAIPLCLDFKAQWIVTKSGNLGNSSTLINVLKYFERHK comes from the coding sequence ATGTTTATACAAACAGGAACTATCGGCATTATAGCCGACGACTTAACAGGTGCGAATGATACAGCGCTGCAGTTTCATTTAAGCGGGGCTAATACTCAAATATTATTTGATTATGCCGAACAACCCGAAGGACTGTTAAAAACCCAGGTATGGGCAATAAGCACAGAAACAAGAAACTTAAAAAAAGAAGCGGCAATACCTGTTATAGAAAATGCCGTTAAAATATTAACCGAAAAGCTTAATACGGAATATTTTTACAAAAAAATAGACTCAACCCTTAGAGGCAATATTGCATCAGAATGCATGACCGTATTAAAAGCGTTAGGTTGGGATTGTGCTGTCGTTGTACCTGCTTTTCCGTCAGAAGGGCGCACTACAGTAGGAGGATATCATCTTCTGCATGGGGTGCCTCTCGATAGGACAGAATTTGCAAGGGATCCCAAATCACCGGTAAGAGAGTCTTATATTCCCACTATATTAAGACAACAAATAGAAAACCCTGATTTAGTGGCATTAATTCCTTTAAAAACCGTTACCAAAGGCGCAGGCCCCATTCTTACCGAATTGCAAAGGTTAATAGATGAAGGACGTAAGTTAATTGTCATAGATGCAGTTTCTACAACAGATATACAACAAATCGTTTTAGCCACAGAAAAAAGCACTTATAATATCCTTCCATGCGGTACAGCCGCCATGGCCCAATGCTTTTCTGATGTTTGGCTGCCGGAAACCGAATATCAGCATATAAACAAAACCATTCCCGACAACCCCGTGTTAATTGTATCAGGAAGCTCAACTACCTTGACAAAAATACAAATTGCCAAAGTGATAGAGAGCGAAGAATTTGAGCCTTATATTGTCGAACTTTCGTTAGAAGATATAAACAACAACTCTTATGATGAAATTCTTTCACGTATATTAAATAATTTAATTAAATACAGACTGGTGGTTGTTCATTTTTCTGCAATAGAACATATTGAGGAACAAAATACACAATACGCACAGGAACATGGAATCAATCCGGAGGATGTTCCCGGCATGATTACAGATTATTTAGCCAGACTTACCAAAGATGTTGTTGTATTCCAGGATGTTATACTGGTGCTTGTAGGCGGCGAAACTTCTTACAAGTGCTGCCGTGCTATTGACAGTACAACTCTGCAGGTTATAGATGAGGCTGATATTGCGATTCCTCTTTGTTTAGACTTCAAGGCACAATGGATTGTAACTAAATCAGGAAATCTTGGTAATTCGTCTACTTTAATTAATGTTCTTAAATATTTTGAAAGACATAAATAA